The proteins below come from a single Myxococcota bacterium genomic window:
- a CDS encoding chloride channel protein, translating into MFERWIERWRFGLGVGLVAVAAAAFAVGFRASLAAVMHGVFGASDVVSAMRGMPGWLRVALPALGGLCGGAIGLLSTGRAGGGVGNVMEAVALGRVDLPMRVTLQKSAASWLAIASGGSLGREGPLIQFGGAAGKFIGDRLALDAERTRLLIAAGTAAGFAAAYNTPFASVLFVLEVVIGVVALEAILPALVATAISSALTRAIAGAGPIYGQRVFQLQSPFELIAFAGLGLGAALGAQAFMRLLSLGEDLFRSGRLPLPWRPALGGAACGLVLVALPEVAGNGYEPLNALLDARLSVGFVALLLVGKCVATTFSVSSGNPGGVFTPTLLVGGALGYLYGAGLTALGIPAGPTGGYALVGMAAASAATTHAPLMAAVLVFELSGDYAIVLPLVMATAVATVASRWLRRDSIYAAELRERGVGWQMTLEGRRVGE; encoded by the coding sequence GTGTTCGAGCGCTGGATCGAGCGCTGGCGGTTCGGGCTGGGGGTGGGGCTGGTCGCGGTCGCGGCGGCCGCCTTCGCGGTCGGCTTTCGCGCATCGCTCGCGGCCGTGATGCACGGGGTCTTCGGCGCCAGCGACGTGGTGTCGGCCATGCGCGGCATGCCCGGCTGGCTGCGCGTCGCCTTGCCCGCGCTGGGCGGCCTGTGCGGCGGCGCGATCGGCCTCTTGAGCACCGGCCGCGCCGGCGGCGGGGTCGGGAACGTGATGGAGGCGGTCGCGCTCGGCCGCGTCGACCTGCCGATGCGAGTCACGCTGCAGAAGTCGGCGGCCTCGTGGCTGGCGATCGCGTCGGGCGGATCACTCGGGCGCGAGGGCCCGCTGATCCAGTTCGGCGGTGCGGCCGGGAAGTTCATCGGCGACCGGCTCGCGCTCGACGCCGAGCGCACGCGGCTCTTGATCGCGGCAGGCACGGCTGCCGGCTTCGCGGCCGCTTACAACACGCCGTTCGCCTCAGTGCTGTTCGTGCTCGAGGTGGTGATCGGCGTGGTCGCGCTGGAGGCGATCCTGCCGGCGCTGGTCGCGACCGCGATCTCGTCGGCGCTCACGCGTGCCATCGCCGGCGCGGGGCCGATCTACGGCCAGCGCGTGTTCCAGCTCCAGTCACCGTTCGAGCTGATCGCGTTCGCGGGACTGGGCCTCGGGGCGGCGCTCGGCGCGCAGGCGTTCATGCGGCTCCTGTCACTCGGCGAGGACCTGTTTCGCTCCGGCAGGCTGCCGCTGCCCTGGCGCCCGGCGTTGGGCGGCGCGGCCTGCGGCCTCGTGCTGGTCGCGCTGCCGGAGGTCGCGGGCAACGGCTACGAGCCGCTGAACGCGCTGCTCGACGCGCGGCTCTCGGTCGGCTTCGTGGCGCTCCTGCTGGTGGGCAAGTGTGTCGCCACCACGTTCTCGGTCTCGTCCGGGAACCCGGGCGGCGTGTTCACCCCCACCCTGCTCGTGGGCGGGGCGCTCGGGTATCTCTACGGGGCGGGGCTCACGGCGCTCGGCATTCCGGCGGGGCCCACCGGAGGCTACGCGCTCGTGGGCATGGCCGCCGCCAGCGCGGCGACGACGCACGCGCCGCTCATGGCTGCGGTGCTGGTGTTTGAGCTCTCCGGCGACTACGCGATCGTGCTGCCGCTCGTGATGGCGACCGCAGTCGCGACCGTCGCCTCGCGCTGGCTGCGCCGTGACTCGATCTACGCCGCCGAGCTGCGCGAGCGCGGCGTCGGCTGGCAGATGACCCTCGAAGGCCGCCGCGTCGGAGAGTGA
- a CDS encoding NAD-dependent epimerase/dehydratase family protein, whose translation MPKRSLVTGGAGFMGSHTVDSLLALGHEVVALDDLSGGDRSNVPKGATFVEASVTDHELLAELFAQHRFDYVFHLAAYAAEGLSHFIRRFNYTNNVVGSVNLINESIKHEVKCFVFTSSIAVYGELPPPMTEDMVPQPEDPYGVAKLAVEHDLRAAKKFFGLDYVIFRPHNVYGSRQNLGDRYRNVAGIFMNQLMRGEPCTIFGDGTQTRAFTHVSDVAPAIARSVETPAALCQVINVGSDTPVTVNELADLVREAMGVGGKSVHVEARKEVAHAFCDHRKFSRVFGERRDPVGLREGLREMATWAKAKGPQSPSVFGEIEVDKGLPPIWAKASRKR comes from the coding sequence ATGCCGAAGCGTTCTCTGGTCACCGGCGGCGCCGGGTTCATGGGCAGCCACACGGTCGACAGCCTGCTCGCGCTGGGTCACGAGGTGGTCGCGCTCGACGACCTGTCGGGCGGCGACCGCTCCAACGTGCCCAAGGGCGCGACCTTCGTGGAGGCCTCGGTCACCGATCACGAGCTGCTCGCCGAGCTCTTCGCGCAGCACCGCTTCGATTACGTGTTCCACCTGGCCGCGTACGCGGCCGAGGGCCTGAGTCACTTCATCCGCCGCTTCAACTACACCAACAACGTGGTGGGCAGCGTCAACCTGATCAACGAGTCGATCAAGCACGAGGTGAAGTGTTTCGTGTTCACCTCGTCGATCGCGGTCTACGGCGAGCTGCCGCCGCCGATGACCGAAGACATGGTGCCGCAGCCCGAGGACCCGTACGGCGTGGCCAAGCTCGCGGTCGAGCACGACCTGCGCGCGGCGAAGAAGTTCTTCGGGCTGGACTACGTGATCTTCCGCCCGCACAACGTGTACGGCAGCCGCCAGAACCTGGGCGACCGCTACCGCAACGTGGCGGGCATCTTCATGAACCAGCTCATGCGCGGCGAGCCGTGCACGATCTTCGGCGACGGCACGCAGACGCGCGCGTTCACGCACGTGTCCGACGTGGCGCCCGCGATCGCGCGCTCGGTCGAGACACCCGCGGCGCTGTGCCAGGTGATCAACGTCGGCTCGGACACGCCGGTCACCGTGAACGAGCTCGCGGACCTGGTGCGCGAGGCCATGGGCGTGGGCGGGAAGAGCGTGCACGTCGAGGCGCGCAAGGAAGTCGCGCACGCGTTCTGCGACCACCGCAAGTTCTCGCGCGTGTTCGGTGAGCGCCGCGATCCGGTAGGGTTGCGCGAGGGCCTGCGCGAGATGGCGACCTGGGCCAAGGCCAAGGGCCCGCAGTCGCCCAGCGTCTTCGGCGAGATCGAGGTCGACAAGGGCCTGCCGCCGATCTGGGCCAAAGCCTCAAGGAAGCGCTGA
- a CDS encoding DUF4388 domain-containing protein, producing MPVDRTALLFCPPLAPLELGPAKRVAIGRGRDCELNLINDSASRRHAEVYAEGAEFLVRDLGSKNGTFVNGAPVTRPRALRPGDRIAVGTSTITFCLVEGSVAGFFKDPEGQETMIVAREPQREVFRGELSEIPIFVVLQMLEMGHKSGVLEVTADSGPVRLWLGDGQPLHAENEKARGMEAALAAVGSTRGSFRFEAGSDARERTLLMSMTEFLLEASRQIDESHL from the coding sequence GTGCCCGTAGATCGCACCGCACTCCTGTTCTGCCCGCCGCTCGCGCCGTTGGAGCTCGGGCCCGCCAAGCGCGTCGCGATCGGGCGCGGCCGTGACTGCGAGCTCAACCTGATCAACGACTCGGCCTCGCGGCGACACGCGGAAGTGTACGCGGAAGGCGCGGAGTTCCTGGTACGGGACCTGGGGAGCAAGAACGGCACGTTCGTGAACGGCGCCCCGGTGACCCGCCCGCGCGCGCTGCGTCCGGGCGACCGCATCGCCGTGGGCACGAGCACGATCACGTTCTGTCTGGTCGAGGGCTCGGTGGCGGGCTTCTTCAAGGACCCGGAGGGCCAGGAGACCATGATCGTGGCGCGCGAGCCGCAGCGCGAAGTGTTCCGCGGCGAGCTGTCCGAGATCCCGATCTTCGTGGTGCTGCAGATGCTCGAGATGGGTCACAAGAGCGGCGTGCTCGAGGTGACTGCCGACTCCGGCCCCGTGCGCCTCTGGCTGGGCGACGGCCAGCCGCTGCACGCCGAGAACGAGAAGGCGCGCGGCATGGAGGCGGCGCTCGCCGCCGTGGGCAGCACGCGCGGCAGCTTCCGTTTCGAGGCGGGCAGCGACGCGCGCGAGCGCACGCTGCTCATGTCGATGACGGAGTTCCTGCTCGAAGCCAGCCGTCAGATCGACGAGTCACACCTCTAG
- a CDS encoding NUDIX hydrolase — MSELLDWIELERELLADCKVFTVSCMTSRSPRTGATHPFYRIDSADWVNVIALTPDDELVLVRQYRHGEGRVTLEIPGGLVDPGESAATAAARELLEETGYRAGSVEPLGVVNPNPALFGNRTETFLVRGAERVAEIANGHTEETRVELLPRARLHDTLRAGRITSALVVAALYWFELAERR, encoded by the coding sequence ATGTCCGAGCTGTTGGATTGGATCGAGCTCGAGCGCGAGCTGCTTGCGGACTGCAAGGTGTTCACGGTGAGCTGCATGACTTCGCGCTCGCCGCGCACGGGCGCGACCCACCCATTTTACAGGATCGACTCGGCCGACTGGGTGAACGTGATCGCGCTGACGCCGGACGACGAGCTGGTGCTGGTGCGCCAGTACCGGCACGGCGAGGGGCGAGTCACGCTCGAGATTCCGGGGGGGCTGGTCGACCCGGGCGAGAGCGCGGCGACGGCCGCCGCGCGCGAGCTCCTGGAAGAGACCGGCTACCGCGCCGGCTCGGTCGAGCCGCTGGGTGTGGTGAATCCGAACCCGGCGCTGTTCGGGAACCGCACCGAGACCTTCCTGGTGCGCGGCGCCGAGCGCGTGGCCGAGATCGCGAACGGCCACACGGAAGAGACCCGGGTCGAGCTCCTGCCGCGCGCCCGGCTGCACGACACCCTGCGCGCGGGGCGGATCACCTCGGCGCTGGTGGTCGCGGCGCTGTACTGGTTCGAGCTGGCGGAGCGGCGATGA
- a CDS encoding CBS domain-containing protein, protein MGLITELLAKRSPVVHIVSPDQTVLDAVAVMAARRVGAVPVVERGHLVGIFSERDVIWRVVARGRSVEKTRIVEVMTPDPVTAEPGDERALAMLKMEEAGCRHLPVVQYGAVVDMLSIRDLLFGELEERAEAVDSLRRYIGGSY, encoded by the coding sequence ATGGGCCTGATCACAGAGCTCCTGGCGAAGCGTTCTCCCGTGGTGCACATCGTGAGTCCCGACCAGACGGTGCTCGACGCCGTGGCAGTCATGGCCGCGCGCAGGGTCGGCGCCGTGCCGGTCGTCGAGCGCGGCCACCTGGTCGGCATCTTCAGTGAGCGCGACGTGATCTGGCGCGTGGTCGCGCGCGGGCGGTCGGTCGAGAAGACGCGCATCGTCGAGGTCATGACTCCCGACCCGGTGACTGCCGAGCCGGGCGACGAGCGCGCGCTCGCCATGCTGAAGATGGAGGAGGCCGGCTGCCGGCACCTGCCCGTGGTGCAGTACGGCGCGGTGGTCGACATGCTGTCGATCCGCGACCTGTTGTTCGGCGAGCTCGAGGAGCGCGCCGAGGCCGTCGACTCCCTGCGGCGCTACATCGGCGGGAGTTACTAG
- a CDS encoding NAD+ synthase: protein MRLALAQINTTIGDFAGNLRAIRAAVERARAERADVLILPELAVCGYPPGDLLERPSFLRDQTRALEELVAVSRDMAILAGAVLPAPQGAPKRLSNAALLFDRGEIAHVQTKTLLPTYDVFDESRYFQPATERRTVEFRGRRVGIAICEDVWSGKFWGARRPYPVDPVEELVRAGAEVIWTISASPWNQRKMALREAMLCDAARQHHVPIVFVNLVGGDDELIFDGTSFVVDRDARVVTRLARFAEDFAVIDPFATGRPEATPLEPDPELLERALVLGIRDYLGKLGLGKVVIGLSGGIDSAVTADLAVRAIGAENVAGLLMPGPFSSEHSISDAEALARNLGIKTRTVRIDGIYKSYLEQFRGMFGPRESYGLTQENVQARIRGALLMAASNEENRIVLATGNKSELSMGYTTLYGDLVGGLAVLGDVLKRDVYALARHANRAGPRIPRGSIEKPPSAELAPGQKDSDSLPAYPVLDEVLHQAIELGLPGDEIEPPEGATRETVAWILRQIDRNEYKRRQAPVVLKVSEKAYGSGRRIPIVHRSGWGV from the coding sequence ATGCGACTCGCGCTGGCGCAGATCAACACCACGATCGGAGACTTCGCGGGCAACCTGCGCGCCATCCGCGCCGCGGTCGAGCGCGCCCGGGCCGAGCGCGCCGACGTTCTGATCCTGCCCGAGCTCGCGGTCTGCGGCTATCCGCCGGGCGACCTGCTGGAACGGCCGAGCTTCCTGCGCGACCAGACGCGCGCGCTCGAGGAGCTGGTCGCGGTGTCGCGCGACATGGCGATCCTGGCCGGTGCGGTGCTGCCCGCGCCGCAGGGCGCGCCCAAGCGCCTGTCGAACGCGGCGCTGCTCTTCGATCGCGGCGAGATCGCGCACGTCCAGACCAAGACCCTGCTCCCCACCTACGACGTCTTCGACGAGTCACGCTACTTCCAGCCGGCGACCGAGCGGCGCACCGTCGAGTTCCGCGGCCGCCGGGTGGGCATCGCGATCTGCGAAGACGTGTGGAGCGGCAAGTTCTGGGGCGCGCGCCGGCCTTATCCGGTCGATCCGGTCGAAGAGCTGGTGCGCGCCGGCGCCGAGGTCATCTGGACCATCTCGGCCTCGCCCTGGAACCAGCGCAAGATGGCGCTGCGCGAAGCCATGCTGTGCGACGCCGCGCGCCAGCACCACGTGCCGATCGTGTTCGTGAACCTGGTGGGCGGCGACGACGAGCTGATCTTCGACGGCACGAGCTTCGTGGTCGACCGCGACGCGCGCGTGGTGACTCGCCTGGCGCGCTTTGCCGAGGACTTCGCGGTGATCGACCCGTTCGCCACGGGCCGGCCCGAGGCGACGCCGCTCGAGCCCGATCCCGAGCTGCTCGAGCGCGCGCTCGTGCTGGGCATCCGCGACTATCTGGGCAAGCTCGGCCTGGGCAAGGTGGTGATCGGTCTCTCGGGCGGGATCGACTCGGCAGTCACTGCCGACCTCGCGGTGCGCGCGATCGGCGCAGAGAACGTGGCCGGGCTGCTCATGCCGGGGCCGTTCTCGTCGGAGCACTCGATCAGCGACGCCGAGGCGCTGGCGCGCAACCTGGGCATAAAGACGCGCACCGTGCGCATCGACGGCATCTACAAGAGCTACCTCGAGCAGTTCCGCGGCATGTTCGGCCCGCGCGAGAGCTACGGACTCACGCAAGAGAACGTGCAGGCGCGCATTCGCGGCGCACTGCTCATGGCGGCCTCCAACGAAGAGAACCGCATCGTGCTCGCCACGGGCAACAAGAGCGAGCTCAGCATGGGCTACACCACGCTGTACGGCGACCTGGTCGGCGGGCTCGCGGTGCTGGGCGACGTGCTGAAGCGCGACGTGTACGCGCTGGCGCGCCACGCCAACCGGGCCGGCCCGCGCATCCCGCGCGGCTCGATCGAGAAGCCGCCCTCGGCGGAGCTCGCGCCGGGTCAGAAGGACAGCGACTCACTGCCGGCGTATCCGGTGCTCGACGAGGTGCTGCACCAGGCGATCGAGCTCGGGCTCCCGGGCGACGAGATCGAGCCGCCCGAGGGCGCGACGCGCGAGACCGTGGCCTGGATCCTGCGCCAGATCGACCGCAACGAGTACAAGCGCCGCCAGGCGCCGGTCGTGCTCAAGGTCTCCGAGAAAGCGTACGGCTCCGGCCGCCGCATCCCGATCGTGCACCGCAGCGGCTGGGGCGTCTGA
- a CDS encoding thiamine pyrophosphate-binding protein — translation MTHAMKPRMPLGEFLVAYLRRMGVTHLFGLPGDLVLGLFQSLARERELEIVTFSHEPAVGFAADGYARATRKLGVICVTYGAGGNNIVNPIAAAYAERVPLLVISGGPGAEESRRSGIHHMVKSIESQWRVLSEVTCDARILRQPELAAQEIHELVCNVMRELRPGYLEIHRDQVDLEISVPEEIRNWTGDLPRPTSDPRRLSEALRDTVERLRRAERPVLIAGVDLHRVGAHGDFLRLAEKLECAVATTMLGKGVFPMDHPLHLGIQMGPFGAEPIQRRVAAADLVIELGTQHTDINLGRAAEIAPAEKTLWAEPERVSISFHQYQGVMLHEFVRGLADSVLPCFREKVEYCDNLTRTPFESHARERLTTNDLLVEVNEFLARHPGLYVVAESGDMLFGGLELRLHGGMYLAQGYYASMGFGVPAALGAQLGTGVRPLILCGDGAFQMTGMEISHAPRHGLSPICLVVNNAGWGIFRPIVERQELLDVPVWPYAELGRALGGGGLRATTRGELRAALEAAFRAERFSLVEAVTPPDDLSPISRRYITSGAKR, via the coding sequence ATGACTCACGCGATGAAGCCGCGCATGCCGCTGGGCGAGTTCCTGGTCGCGTACCTGCGGCGCATGGGCGTGACTCACCTGTTCGGCTTGCCCGGCGACCTGGTGCTGGGGCTGTTCCAGAGCCTGGCGCGCGAGCGCGAGCTCGAGATCGTGACTTTCTCGCACGAGCCCGCGGTCGGCTTCGCGGCCGACGGCTATGCGCGCGCGACACGCAAGCTCGGGGTGATCTGCGTGACCTACGGTGCGGGCGGGAACAACATCGTGAACCCGATCGCCGCCGCGTACGCCGAGCGCGTGCCGCTGCTGGTGATCTCGGGCGGGCCCGGCGCCGAGGAGTCACGCCGCTCGGGCATCCACCACATGGTGAAGTCGATCGAGTCTCAGTGGCGGGTGCTCTCGGAAGTGACCTGCGACGCGCGCATCCTGCGCCAGCCCGAGCTCGCCGCGCAGGAGATCCATGAGCTCGTGTGCAACGTGATGCGCGAGCTGCGGCCGGGCTATCTCGAGATCCATCGCGACCAGGTCGACCTCGAGATCTCGGTGCCCGAGGAGATCCGCAACTGGACCGGCGACCTGCCCCGGCCGACCTCGGACCCGCGCCGGCTGTCCGAGGCGCTGCGCGACACGGTCGAGCGCCTGCGCCGCGCGGAGCGGCCGGTGCTGATCGCCGGCGTCGACCTGCACCGGGTGGGCGCGCACGGTGACTTCCTGCGCCTGGCCGAGAAGCTCGAGTGCGCGGTCGCGACCACCATGCTCGGCAAGGGCGTGTTCCCGATGGACCACCCGCTGCACCTGGGCATCCAGATGGGCCCGTTCGGCGCCGAGCCGATCCAGCGCCGCGTGGCCGCGGCCGACCTGGTGATCGAGCTCGGCACGCAGCACACCGACATCAACCTGGGCCGCGCCGCCGAGATCGCGCCCGCGGAGAAGACGCTCTGGGCCGAGCCGGAGCGCGTGTCGATCTCGTTCCACCAGTACCAGGGCGTGATGCTGCACGAGTTCGTGCGCGGGCTCGCCGATTCGGTGCTGCCGTGCTTCCGCGAGAAGGTCGAGTACTGCGACAACCTGACGCGCACCCCCTTCGAGTCACACGCCCGGGAGCGACTCACGACCAACGACCTGCTGGTCGAAGTGAACGAGTTTCTCGCGCGCCACCCCGGGCTGTACGTGGTGGCCGAGTCGGGTGACATGCTGTTCGGCGGGCTCGAGCTGCGCCTGCACGGCGGCATGTATCTCGCGCAGGGTTACTACGCGTCGATGGGCTTCGGCGTGCCGGCGGCGCTGGGCGCGCAGCTCGGCACCGGCGTCCGCCCGCTGATCCTGTGCGGCGACGGCGCGTTCCAGATGACGGGCATGGAGATCTCGCACGCGCCCCGGCACGGTCTGAGCCCGATCTGTCTCGTGGTGAACAACGCGGGCTGGGGCATCTTCCGGCCGATCGTCGAGCGCCAGGAGCTGCTCGACGTGCCGGTCTGGCCGTACGCCGAGCTGGGCCGCGCGCTGGGCGGCGGGGGCCTGCGCGCGACCACGCGCGGCGAGCTGCGCGCCGCGCTCGAGGCCGCGTTCCGCGCCGAGCGTTTCTCGCTGGTCGAGGCCGTGACTCCGCCCGACGACCTGTCGCCGATCTCGCGGCGGTACATCACCTCGGGCGCAAAGCGTTAG
- a CDS encoding DUF1329 domain-containing protein: protein MKRIAILAVVALLASLLGSAGGRAADPNADAIPALPFAEGDVITYDQVDKLRDYLPKEFWDNREFFLYEGMRIEIGPTQRDYSESSAYKAASERYQGQAKIGRDGSLIDYTGGRPFRTESIDCKGDPQAGTKIIWNFAKSWTGSGWKTKFFYSYWDRGEQLPLFYRGTSEGVMLAQRVEPEYQDSHGDVFESEKRLSAGGVSIEEPFDARGILTLSYRYKASDGPLDQARNDDLWVYVPDLRRVRRISQAQRTDSIQGTDFTMDDLRSFSGVPTQYEWTCLEERKLIHPINATKLGFPYRDDYNYGPFGFSYANDRWEVRDAYLVRFKPKNEDHPYSRKDIWIDKQTYQPLYSFAYDRKKDLWKIIWHNFRWTEDWRAQTPAQTDPLSPNGIWSPPWEGVPDVRGLRLASQIIVNVQTGTGNRIEVWNNQGGPPGSKGEIRKLIDIGRLNKGR, encoded by the coding sequence ATGAAGCGGATCGCGATCCTCGCCGTCGTCGCCCTGCTCGCGAGCCTTCTCGGATCCGCAGGCGGCCGAGCGGCCGACCCGAACGCCGACGCGATCCCGGCCCTGCCGTTCGCGGAAGGCGACGTGATCACCTACGACCAGGTCGACAAGCTCCGGGACTACCTGCCGAAGGAGTTCTGGGACAACCGCGAGTTCTTCCTGTACGAGGGCATGCGGATCGAGATCGGGCCGACCCAACGGGACTACAGCGAGTCGAGCGCGTACAAGGCCGCGTCGGAGCGGTACCAGGGCCAGGCGAAGATCGGCCGCGACGGGTCGCTCATCGACTACACGGGCGGACGCCCGTTCCGCACCGAGTCGATCGACTGCAAGGGCGACCCGCAGGCCGGCACCAAGATCATCTGGAACTTCGCCAAGTCGTGGACGGGCAGCGGCTGGAAGACGAAGTTCTTCTACAGCTACTGGGATCGCGGCGAGCAGCTCCCGCTGTTCTATCGGGGCACGTCCGAGGGTGTGATGCTCGCCCAGCGCGTCGAGCCGGAGTACCAGGACTCACACGGCGACGTGTTCGAGAGCGAGAAGCGGCTGTCGGCTGGCGGTGTCTCCATCGAGGAGCCCTTCGACGCGCGCGGCATCTTGACGCTCTCCTACCGCTACAAGGCCTCCGATGGCCCGCTCGACCAGGCGCGCAACGACGATCTGTGGGTCTACGTGCCGGACCTGCGCCGCGTGCGGCGGATCTCGCAGGCGCAGCGTACTGACTCCATCCAGGGCACGGACTTCACGATGGACGATCTCCGCAGCTTCTCCGGCGTTCCGACGCAGTACGAGTGGACGTGTCTCGAGGAGAGGAAGCTGATCCACCCGATCAACGCGACGAAGCTCGGCTTCCCGTACCGCGACGACTACAACTACGGCCCCTTCGGCTTCTCGTACGCGAACGATCGCTGGGAGGTGCGCGACGCGTATCTCGTGCGCTTCAAGCCCAAGAACGAAGACCACCCTTACAGCCGAAAGGACATCTGGATCGACAAGCAGACCTACCAGCCGCTGTACAGCTTCGCGTACGACCGCAAGAAAGATCTGTGGAAGATCATCTGGCACAACTTCCGCTGGACCGAGGACTGGCGCGCGCAGACACCGGCGCAGACCGACCCGCTGTCTCCCAATGGCATCTGGAGCCCGCCCTGGGAAGGCGTCCCCGATGTGCGCGGACTCCGACTCGCCTCGCAGATCATCGTGAACGTCCAGACCGGCACGGGAAACCGCATCGAGGTCTGGAACAACCAGGGCGGTCCCCCGGGGAGCAAGGGTGAGATCCGCAAGCTGATCGACATCGGCCGGCTCAACAAGGGGCGCTAG
- a CDS encoding transporter substrate-binding domain-containing protein: MRGKATLWALLFLVGCASGPPLRVGTSGDYAPFSKGGEGFDVEVAQRFAAELGRPVEWVPFRWPELGERAAHGDFDVAMSGVTWRADRDVHGWLSLAVGQGGPCWIGAAEPATLAVNRGGVLESFARSQFPKAKVRAVDDNESLPGLLAAKQVDAIVTDSFELAHFLRAGDPAQCEAKTQRKVYWVTPAHAVELGPALDAFLERREPELRQLRAKWFGAPQPRAAADDVIDLAARRLELMDFVGGWKRAHHLPVEDRAQETRVLDAVEAKARALGLEPAGVRRLFELQIALAKRIQTGTARSDSPLELEGELRPALARLSDRQLEALHRAAPISEAALGPEALAPLAAVLEPRELSELRAALLAIAPAR; encoded by the coding sequence GTGCGTGGGAAGGCGACTCTGTGGGCTCTGCTGTTCCTGGTGGGCTGCGCCAGCGGGCCACCCCTGCGCGTCGGGACGAGCGGCGACTACGCGCCCTTCTCGAAGGGCGGCGAGGGCTTCGACGTCGAGGTCGCGCAGCGCTTCGCGGCCGAGCTCGGCCGGCCGGTCGAGTGGGTGCCGTTCCGCTGGCCCGAGCTCGGCGAGCGGGCGGCGCACGGCGACTTCGACGTGGCGATGAGCGGAGTCACCTGGCGCGCGGACCGCGACGTGCACGGCTGGCTCAGCCTCGCAGTGGGGCAGGGCGGGCCGTGCTGGATCGGCGCCGCCGAGCCCGCCACGCTGGCGGTGAACCGCGGCGGCGTGCTCGAGAGCTTCGCGCGCAGTCAGTTCCCCAAGGCCAAGGTCAGGGCCGTCGACGACAACGAGTCACTTCCTGGATTGCTGGCCGCGAAGCAGGTCGACGCGATCGTGACCGACAGCTTCGAGCTCGCGCACTTCCTGCGCGCGGGGGACCCGGCTCAGTGCGAAGCCAAGACCCAGCGCAAAGTCTACTGGGTGACTCCCGCGCACGCCGTAGAGCTCGGCCCCGCGCTCGACGCCTTCCTCGAACGGCGCGAGCCCGAGCTGCGCCAGCTGCGCGCGAAGTGGTTCGGCGCGCCGCAGCCGCGCGCCGCGGCGGACGACGTGATCGACCTGGCCGCCCGCCGGCTCGAGCTGATGGACTTCGTGGGCGGCTGGAAGCGCGCCCACCACCTGCCGGTCGAGGACCGCGCGCAGGAGACGCGCGTGCTCGACGCGGTCGAGGCCAAGGCCCGCGCGCTCGGCCTCGAGCCCGCCGGCGTGCGGCGCCTGTTCGAGCTGCAGATCGCCCTGGCCAAGCGCATCCAGACCGGCACCGCCCGCAGCGACTCGCCGCTCGAGCTGGAGGGAGAGCTGCGGCCGGCGCTCGCGCGACTGTCCGACCGGCAACTCGAGGCGCTTCACCGCGCCGCTCCAATCTCCGAGGCCGCGCTCGGCCCCGAAGCCCTGGCACCGCTGGCTGCGGTGCTCGAGCCCCGGGAGCTCAGCGAGCTGCGCGCCGCTCTGCTCGCCATCGCCCCGGCCAGATGA
- a CDS encoding aldo/keto reductase codes for MDRRPLGRTGIRVPSLCLGTMTFGVQADEPTSFAIMDRAFEAGVDFFDTADVYPLGGGLPTVGRTEEIIGNWLQARGNRGRVFLATKCRGQMGAGTNDVGLSRFHIQRAVEASLRRLRTDVIDLYQTHFFDPHTPIDETLRALDDLVRAGKVRYVGCSNYPLYRLAEAERVARELGLARYETLQPRYNLLYREIETEILPFARQERIGVIVYNPIAGGLLSGKYRTGEAPRAGTRFTLKGAGEMYQHRYWDQVQLAAVEELAKETEARGLSLASVAVAWVLGQAGITSAIIGASRPDQLDATLAGAELRLDPEVTKLCETVWWNLPRRPVAEGYR; via the coding sequence ATGGACAGACGACCGCTGGGACGAACCGGGATCCGCGTGCCCTCGCTCTGCCTGGGCACGATGACCTTCGGCGTGCAGGCCGACGAGCCCACGTCGTTCGCGATCATGGACCGCGCCTTCGAAGCGGGCGTCGACTTCTTCGACACCGCCGACGTGTATCCGCTGGGCGGCGGGCTGCCGACGGTGGGCCGCACCGAGGAGATCATCGGCAACTGGCTCCAGGCGCGCGGCAACCGCGGCCGCGTGTTCCTCGCGACCAAGTGCCGCGGCCAGATGGGCGCGGGCACGAACGACGTGGGGCTGTCGCGCTTCCACATCCAGCGCGCGGTCGAGGCCAGCCTGCGCCGGCTGCGCACCGACGTGATCGACCTGTACCAGACTCACTTCTTCGACCCGCACACGCCGATCGACGAGACGCTGCGCGCGCTCGACGATCTGGTCCGCGCGGGCAAGGTCCGCTACGTGGGCTGCTCGAACTACCCGCTGTACCGGCTGGCCGAGGCCGAGCGCGTGGCGCGCGAGCTCGGGCTGGCCCGCTACGAGACACTCCAGCCGCGCTACAACCTGCTCTACCGCGAGATCGAGACGGAGATACTCCCGTTCGCGCGCCAGGAGCGCATCGGCGTGATCGTCTACAACCCGATCGCGGGCGGGCTGCTCTCGGGCAAGTACCGCACGGGCGAGGCCCCGCGCGCCGGCACCCGCTTCACCCTGAAGGGTGCGGGCGAGATGTACCAGCACCGCTACTGGGACCAGGTGCAGCTCGCCGCGGTGGAGGAGCTGGCCAAGGAGACCGAGGCGCGCGGGCTGTCGCTGGCTTCGGTGGCGGTGGCCTGGGTGCTCGGCCAGGCCGGAATCACCTCGGCCATCATCGGCGCCAGCCGGCCGGACCAGCTCGACGCCACGCTCGCGGGCGCCGAGCTCCGGCTCGATCCCGAGGTCACCAAGCTGTGCGAAACCGTCTGGTGGAATCTCCCGCGCCGGCCCGTGGCCGAAGGTTACCGCTGA